One genomic window of Monodelphis domestica isolate mMonDom1 chromosome 1, mMonDom1.pri, whole genome shotgun sequence includes the following:
- the LOC100023625 gene encoding chymotrypsinogen B-like yields MAFLQLFSCFALIAAALGESQQQLGCGVPAIEPMLSGLARIVNGEDAVPGSWPWQVSLQRGGSHFCGGSLISENWVVTAAHCGVKTTDKVIAGEFNLGSDDDDIQVLQIAEVFKNKKFNMITVSDDIALLKLASPARLVETVSPVCLPSASDNFPEGTTCVTTGWGKTKYNAFRVPDKLQQAALPLVSTEKCKEFWGSKIKDTMICAGASGVSSCMGDSGGPLVCLKNGAWTLTGIVSWGSGTCSTSTPAVYARVTELLPWIEETLANN; encoded by the exons ATGGCTTTCCTTCAGCTCTTCTCCTGCTTTGCCCTCATCGCTGCAGCTTTGGGTGAGAGCCAGCAACAGCTAG GATGTGGCGTCCCTGCCATTGAGCCCATGCTGTCTGGCCTGGCCAGAATTGTCAATGGTGAAGATGCAGTTCCTGGTTCTTGGCCTTGGCAAGTTTCCCTGCAG AGAGGAGGTTCCCACTTCTGCGGGGGCTCCCTCATCAGCGAGAACTGGGTGGTCACAGCTGCTCACTGCGGGGTCAA GACAACCGACAAGGTCATTGCTGGAGAGTTTAACCTGGGCTCTGACGATGACGACATCCAGGTTCTGCAGATTGCTGAG GTCTTCAAGAACAAAAAGTTTAACATGATCACCGTCAGTGATGACATCGCCCTGTTGAAGCTGGCTTCACCTGCTCGACTTGTGGAGACCGTGTCCCCTGTCTGCCTGCCCAGTGCCAGTGATAATTTCCCTGAAGGCACCACCTGTGTCACTACTGGCTGGGGCAAGACCAAGTACAATG CCTTCAGAGTCCCAGACAAGCTGCAGCAGGCTGCTCTGCCCCTGGTGTCCACCGAAAAATGCAAAGAGTTCTGGGGAAGCAAGATCAAGGACACCATGATCTGTGCTGGAGCCAGTGGTGTTTCTTCCTGCatg GGTGACTCTGGTGGACCCCTGGTCTGCCTGAAAAATGGCGCCTGGACCCTGACTGGCATTGTCTCCTGGGGAAGCGGAACCTGCTCCACCAGCACACCCGCTGTGTATGCCCGGGTCACAGAGCTCCTCCCCTGGATCGAGGAAACCCTGGCCAACAACTGA